In Vitis vinifera cultivar Pinot Noir 40024 chromosome 17, ASM3070453v1, one genomic interval encodes:
- the LOC100265684 gene encoding manganese-dependent ADP-ribose/CDP-alcohol diphosphatase, with protein sequence MGSANGLVSVQGKQPLFSFGVISDVQYADIPNGQSFMGVPRYYRHSIHVLQRAVQKWNNLQKLKFVVNFGDIVDGFCPKDQSLNAVQKIVDEFKNFDGPSYHMIGNHCLYNLPRNMLLPLLNIPSFEDRAYYDFSPTPTYRFVVLDGYDISAIGWPSDHPKTLEALKFLREKNPNLDKNSPVGLVGLERRFLMFNGAVGKEQMEWLDCVLQDATKLKQKVVVCCHLPLDPGTLSPEALLWNYDEVMDVIHKYNCVKVCLSGHDHKGGHSIDSHGIHHRVLEAALECPPGSDAFGYIDVYDDRLTLSGTDRMESTDMIFNP encoded by the coding sequence ATGGGCTCTGCAAATGGATTAGTGAGTGTACAGGGGAAGCAaccacttttttcttttggggtTATCTCTGATGTCCAGTATGCTGATATTCCCAATGGCCAGTCATTCATGGGTGTCCCCAGGTACTATCGGCACAGCATTCATGTGTTGCAAAGGGCTGTCCAAAAATGGAATAACCTTCAGAAGCTAAAATTTGTGGTCAATTTTGGGGATATTGTTGATGGGTTTTGCCCCAAAGACCAATCTCTAAATGCTGTCCAGAAAATAGTTGATGAATTCAAGAATTTTGATGGTCCTTCCTATCACATGATTGGTAACCACTGCCTCTACAATTTGCCTCGTAACATGTTACTTCCTCTACTGAATATTCCCAGTTTTGAAGACCGTGCCTATTATGATTTTTCTCCAACCCCCACTTACAGATTTGTAGTTCTTGATGGCTATGATATAAGTGCCATTGGTTGGCCTTCAGATCACCCAAAAACATTGGAGGCTTTGAAATTTCTTCGAGAGAAGAACCCAAATTTGGACAAGAACAGTCCAGTTGGACTGGTAGGCCTTGAGAGACGGTTCTTGATGTTCAATGGAGCAGTTGGGAAGGAACAAATGGAGTGGTTGGACTGTGTACTTCAGGATGCGACAAAGTTAAAACAGAAAGTAGTTGTCTGTTGCCATCTGCCTTTAGATCCTGGTACATTGTCCCCAGAAGCACTTTTGTGGAACTATGATGAAGTAATGGATGTGATACACAAGTACAATTGTGTGAAAGTTTGCCTATCTGGACACGATCACAAAGGTGGTCACTCTATTGATTCCCATGGGATACATCATCGCGTCCTTGAAGCTGCCCTGGAGTGTCCTCCAGGCTCAGATGCATTTGGGTATATAGATGTTTACGATGACAGGTTAACACTTTCTGGTACTGATCGAATGGAGAGCACCGATATGATTTTCAATCCTTGA
- the LOC100258771 gene encoding high-affinity nitrate transporter 3.1 produces MATRAFLLTSLLLSCLLQICSGAYFSSLQRTLIVTASPKAGEVLKSGEDKITVTWGLNQSYPAGTDSAYKTVKVKLCYAPISQVDRAWRKTVDHLTKDKTCQHKIVSQPYKASNNSVEWTIEKDVPTATYFIRAYAYDAEDQEVAYGQTTDAHKTTNLFGIEAITGRHASLDIAAVCFSAFSVVSLCGFFWVEKRKSRVAK; encoded by the exons ATGGCTACGCGTGCGTTTCTCTTGACTTCACTGCTTCTCTCTTGCTTGTTGCAGATTTGTTCTGGTGCCTATTTTTCATCTCTCCAACGAACTCTAATTGTCACAGCTTCACCCAAAGCTGGAGAAG TTCTAAAATCTGGAGAAGACAAAATCACTGTGACATGGGGTCTAAACCAGTCTTACCCAGCCGGGACAGACTCAGCCTACAAGACCGTGAAGGTCAAGCTCTGCTACGCGCCGATAAGCCAAGTGGACCGCGCCTGGAGAAAGACGGTGGACCACCTAACAAAAGACAAAACCTGCCAGCACAAGATTGTTTCACAGCCCTACAAAGCTTCCAACAATTCCGTAGAGTGGACTATAGAGAAAGACGTGCCGACAGCCACGTACTTCATACGCGCCTACGCGTATGACGCTGAGGATCAAGAGGTGGCATACGGACAAACCACAGACGCCCACAAGACCACTAATCTCTTTGGCATTGAAGCAATCACAGGCCGCCATGCATCCCTTGACATTGCTGCCGTTTGCTTCTCTGCTTTCTCAGTGGTTTCACTTTGCGGGTTCTTCTGGGTGGAGAAGAGAAAGAGTAGAGTGGCCAAGTAA